In one window of Prevotella sp. E13-17 DNA:
- a CDS encoding DUF6055 domain-containing protein encodes MKKIKIASLAFLCLLSVLAVQAQHTIYGVKRNGAFLQNKVKLELNEGDALEFQNLRYYTVDKDGARQSYLYTTADTFYVEDPGIGVYRPNYLRNNDFDDEKSMYCWSRSQQSDHFVVFWEPAFGSDPTQAPTPYTFDPADLLERAEKAFAVYTQQLGFSRLGSSKTLDSNKIIMLVHYTDVWRATGSGVDNRVGTLDVNPAAANTAITTAHEIGHTFQYIVGCDEGTQHGWRYGFGPNASGGCGWWESCAQWQAFKVYPEQQFTTTWCNPWKYAHLNLLHEEWRYFNFFVQDYWCELHGADFIGRLWRESTYPEDPVETYQRMTDASQADFCRDMYQYATRAITWDIEGLRTTGRRYTDRFETSLHGVGDGWWQVDSAQCPQNYGFNVIRLRVPAAGTVVKASFKGIAGAKGYRAYQVDKAGWRYGFVALQSDGTRVYGDMYADAEGTAELTVPAATTNLWFVVCGAPTEHFRHAWEMGTDDFGNDVHTPASLANDEQWPYQVRFVGTNLPGEYYYPEDYQRSDILLNETVTLKKTGATGTNVSAVVHLPMEQIYDALGLSTELVGQLVPGDSEPANLRLRALNADGSESDDRLLSSQYFWGFDAQGDVVKGTVASTGYLLTLNYAKGNVTVNGYRSRITAGSTYQAALALTFTNTDEKTYTATVRFTVKVE; translated from the coding sequence ATGAAAAAGATAAAGATAGCAAGTTTGGCTTTTCTCTGCCTTCTTTCTGTGCTGGCCGTACAGGCTCAGCACACCATCTATGGCGTTAAGCGAAATGGTGCTTTCTTGCAAAACAAGGTGAAGCTCGAGTTGAACGAAGGCGATGCCTTAGAGTTTCAGAACCTTCGCTACTACACGGTGGACAAGGATGGTGCCCGTCAGAGCTACCTCTATACCACTGCCGACACTTTCTATGTTGAAGACCCCGGCATTGGTGTGTATCGTCCCAACTACCTTCGCAACAATGATTTCGACGACGAGAAGAGCATGTATTGTTGGAGCCGTTCTCAGCAGTCAGACCATTTTGTGGTATTCTGGGAACCAGCATTTGGTAGTGATCCTACCCAAGCTCCGACTCCCTACACGTTTGATCCTGCAGACTTGTTGGAGCGAGCCGAAAAAGCCTTTGCTGTCTATACTCAACAACTGGGTTTCTCAAGGCTTGGAAGCTCAAAGACGTTGGATAGCAACAAAATCATCATGCTCGTGCACTACACCGACGTGTGGCGTGCCACCGGTTCTGGTGTTGACAACCGCGTAGGAACGCTCGATGTCAATCCAGCTGCAGCCAATACCGCCATCACAACAGCCCATGAGATTGGCCACACCTTCCAGTATATCGTGGGTTGCGATGAAGGTACACAGCACGGATGGCGCTATGGCTTCGGTCCAAATGCTTCAGGCGGTTGCGGTTGGTGGGAGAGTTGTGCGCAGTGGCAGGCCTTTAAGGTCTATCCCGAGCAGCAGTTCACCACCACTTGGTGTAACCCTTGGAAGTATGCCCATCTCAATCTGTTGCACGAGGAGTGGCGCTATTTCAACTTCTTTGTCCAGGATTATTGGTGCGAACTTCATGGAGCCGACTTCATTGGTCGTCTCTGGCGGGAGTCAACCTATCCCGAAGACCCTGTCGAAACCTATCAGCGCATGACTGACGCCTCTCAGGCTGATTTCTGTCGCGACATGTATCAGTATGCCACCCGCGCTATCACGTGGGATATAGAAGGTCTCAGAACCACCGGACGGCGCTATACCGACCGCTTTGAGACATCGCTGCATGGTGTTGGCGACGGTTGGTGGCAGGTCGATTCAGCCCAGTGTCCCCAAAACTATGGCTTCAATGTCATCCGCCTGCGTGTGCCAGCAGCTGGCACCGTTGTCAAGGCTTCGTTCAAAGGCATTGCCGGTGCCAAGGGCTATCGAGCCTATCAGGTCGATAAGGCAGGCTGGCGCTACGGTTTTGTGGCGCTGCAAAGCGATGGAACCCGTGTCTATGGCGACATGTATGCCGATGCAGAAGGAACGGCAGAGTTGACCGTCCCAGCCGCTACAACCAATCTCTGGTTTGTGGTTTGTGGTGCTCCCACGGAGCATTTCCGCCATGCTTGGGAGATGGGTACCGATGACTTTGGCAACGATGTGCATACACCTGCTTCGTTGGCCAACGACGAGCAGTGGCCTTATCAGGTGCGTTTCGTTGGCACAAATCTTCCCGGCGAATATTACTATCCCGAGGATTACCAGCGTAGTGACATCTTGCTCAACGAGACCGTGACGCTGAAAAAGACCGGAGCTACAGGCACTAACGTCTCTGCCGTGGTCCATCTGCCCATGGAGCAGATTTACGATGCCTTGGGCCTCTCTACAGAACTCGTTGGGCAGTTAGTTCCTGGCGACTCCGAACCAGCCAACCTCCGCCTTCGTGCCTTGAATGCCGATGGCTCTGAGAGCGACGATCGCTTGCTGTCTTCGCAGTATTTCTGGGGTTTCGATGCCCAAGGCGATGTCGTGAAGGGCACTGTTGCCAGCACCGGCTACCTGCTGACGCTCAATTATGCCAAAGGCAATGTCACCGTCAATGGCTATCGCAGTCGTATCACTGCTGGTAGCACATATCAGGCAGCGCTGGCCCTCACCTTTACCAATACAGATGAAAAGACCTACACAGCCACTGTTCGTTTCACAGTAAAGGTAGAATAG
- the speA gene encoding biosynthetic arginine decarboxylase — translation MKKWTLDDARELYNINGWGTSYFGINDKGNVFVTPCKDDVKIDIREVMDELALRDVTPPVLLRFPDILDNRIEKTWSCFKKAAKEYDYKAENYVVYPIKVNQMQPVVEEIISHGRKFNLGLEAGSKPELHAVIAMQCQSDSIIVCNGYKDQSYIELALLAQKMGKRIFIVVEKLNELDIIARIAKKLEVRPNIGIRIKLASSGSGKWEESGGDASKFGLTSAELLEALDMLDKKGMRDCLRLIHFHIGSQITKIRRIQTALREASQFYIQLHKMGYNVDFVDCGGGLGVDYDGTRSPSSESSVNYSIQEYVNDCIYTFVDAANKNDLPHPNIITESGRSLAAHHSVLVIDVLETASLPEMDEEFEPDENSHQLVKDLYEIWDNLSPRNVLEDWHDAEQIREEVLNLFSHGIVDLKTRAEIEAMYWSVCHEINALAKNMKHVPEELMNIDKLLADKYFCNFSLFQSLSDSWAIDQLFPIMPIQRLDERPTRNATIQDITCDSDGKVANFVTNRHNSHSLPVHALKKNETYYLGVFLVGAYQEILGDMHNLFGDTNAVHVSVKDGHYHIDQIIDGETVEEVLEYVQYNPKKLVRQLEIWVTKSVKEGKITLEEGKEFLSTYRSGLYGYTYLE, via the coding sequence ATGAAGAAATGGACCTTGGACGACGCCCGTGAGCTATACAACATCAACGGCTGGGGCACAAGCTATTTTGGTATCAACGACAAGGGTAATGTCTTTGTGACACCCTGCAAGGATGATGTGAAGATCGACATACGCGAGGTGATGGACGAACTGGCACTGCGTGATGTCACACCACCTGTGCTGCTGCGCTTTCCCGACATTCTGGACAACCGTATCGAGAAGACATGGAGTTGCTTCAAAAAGGCTGCTAAGGAATATGACTACAAGGCCGAGAACTACGTGGTTTACCCCATCAAGGTAAACCAGATGCAGCCGGTGGTAGAGGAAATCATATCGCACGGCCGTAAGTTCAACCTGGGACTGGAGGCTGGCTCCAAGCCTGAACTGCATGCTGTGATTGCCATGCAGTGCCAAAGCGACTCTATCATCGTGTGCAACGGCTATAAGGACCAGAGCTATATCGAACTGGCACTGCTGGCACAGAAGATGGGCAAGCGCATCTTTATCGTGGTGGAGAAACTGAACGAGCTGGACATCATTGCACGCATCGCCAAGAAACTGGAAGTGAGACCAAACATCGGTATTCGCATCAAACTGGCTTCGAGCGGAAGCGGCAAATGGGAAGAGAGCGGAGGCGACGCCTCTAAGTTCGGACTGACCAGCGCAGAACTGCTGGAGGCACTCGACATGCTGGACAAGAAAGGCATGCGCGACTGCCTGAGACTGATACACTTCCACATAGGCTCACAGATCACAAAGATACGACGCATACAGACGGCACTGCGCGAGGCTTCACAGTTCTACATCCAACTGCACAAGATGGGCTACAACGTAGATTTCGTGGACTGTGGTGGCGGACTGGGCGTGGACTACGACGGCACGCGTTCGCCATCGAGCGAGAGCTCGGTGAACTACTCGATCCAGGAGTATGTGAACGACTGTATCTACACCTTCGTAGATGCGGCCAACAAGAACGATCTGCCCCACCCCAACATCATCACGGAGAGCGGACGCTCGCTGGCAGCACATCACTCTGTGCTGGTCATCGACGTGCTGGAGACGGCCTCGCTGCCCGAGATGGACGAGGAATTTGAACCCGACGAGAACTCGCATCAGCTGGTAAAGGACTTGTATGAGATATGGGACAACCTGTCGCCACGCAATGTGCTGGAGGACTGGCACGATGCCGAACAGATACGTGAAGAGGTGCTGAACTTGTTCTCGCACGGTATCGTGGATCTGAAGACACGTGCCGAGATTGAGGCTATGTACTGGAGCGTGTGTCACGAAATCAATGCCTTGGCAAAGAACATGAAGCACGTGCCAGAAGAGCTGATGAACATCGACAAGCTGTTGGCAGACAAGTATTTCTGCAACTTCTCTTTGTTTCAGAGCCTCAGCGACTCGTGGGCCATCGACCAGCTGTTCCCCATCATGCCTATTCAGCGACTGGACGAGCGTCCTACCCGCAATGCAACCATTCAGGACATCACCTGCGACAGCGATGGCAAGGTGGCCAACTTCGTGACCAACCGTCATAACTCTCACTCGCTGCCCGTACACGCACTGAAGAAGAACGAAACTTATTACTTAGGTGTATTCCTTGTTGGTGCTTATCAAGAAATTCTCGGCGATATGCACAACCTCTTCGGCGACACCAATGCTGTGCATGTGTCGGTGAAGGATGGTCATTATCACATCGACCAGATTATCGACGGTGAGACGGTGGAAGAGGTGCTGGAGTACGTGCAATATAACCCGAAGAAACTGGTGCGTCAACTGGAGATCTGGGTCACAAAGAGTGTGAAAGAAGGCAAGATCACACTGGAAGAGGGCAAGGAGTTCCTCAGCACCTATCGCTCGGGACTCTACGGATATACTTATCTGGAATAA
- a CDS encoding shikimate kinase, whose protein sequence is MKRIILIGYMGAGKTTVGKALSKELDMPFYDLDWYIESRHRKTVSQLFQEVGEEGFRKIEHSLLHEVAEFENVIISCGGGTPCFFDNIDYMNQQGEVVYLKASPEVLYKHLLMAKVERPLLKDKTPDELIAFIHEQLKKREPFYTKAKHTLDVSLMDNYEKIKITIDKLKELLEQ, encoded by the coding sequence ATGAAACGTATTATCCTGATAGGCTACATGGGAGCCGGAAAGACGACCGTCGGCAAAGCGCTCTCAAAGGAACTGGACATGCCCTTCTATGACCTGGACTGGTACATAGAGAGCCGCCACAGGAAGACGGTGTCGCAACTGTTTCAGGAGGTAGGCGAAGAGGGATTCCGCAAGATTGAGCACAGTCTGCTGCACGAGGTGGCTGAATTTGAAAATGTCATCATCAGTTGCGGCGGTGGGACGCCTTGCTTCTTTGACAACATAGACTATATGAACCAACAGGGAGAGGTGGTCTATCTGAAGGCTTCGCCAGAAGTGCTCTATAAGCACTTGCTGATGGCTAAGGTGGAACGCCCACTGCTGAAGGACAAGACGCCTGATGAGCTCATCGCCTTTATCCACGAACAACTGAAGAAGCGCGAGCCATTCTATACGAAGGCGAAACACACGCTCGACGTCAGTCTGATGGACAATTACGAGAAGATAAAAATCACGATAGATAAACTGAAAGAGTTGCTTGAACAATGA
- the topA gene encoding type I DNA topoisomerase, which translates to MQKNLVIVESPAKAKTIEKFLGDDYKVMSSYGHIRDLKKRELSINDKTMEPEYEIPEEKQKLVNELRSQAQKASQVWLASDEDREGEAISWHLCEVLGLDEEKTKRIVFHEITKPAIIEAINNPRTVDMNLVNAQQARRVLDRLVGFKLSPVLWRKVKPALSAGRVQSVAVRLIVEREREIQAFKTETYYSVTATFGIINKDGSQSEVKATLGQRFKTEQEVEQFMEMCKNATFTVTSVQKKPMKRTPAPPFTTSTLQQEAARKLGFTVSQTMMVAQHLYESGRITYMRTDSVNLSALCINASKEEIVRLYGEEYSKVRQYHTSSKGAQEAHEAIRPTYMENTSIEGSSQEKRLYDLIWKRTAASQMADAQIEKTTVEIAINNGEAANEALTFIAQGEVVKFDGFLKVYRESIDDEDDNKDDFAHVLPPLKKGDELARREMQAMERNTQGPQRYTEASLVHKLEELGIGRPSTYAPTISTIQQREYVIKGDKKGEEHQFAVITLKGKVISQKSRTETIGSDKGKLLPTDIGIVVNDFLMEHFPAIMDYNFTAKVEQDFDKIAEGRQEWNKMIKAFYKDFEPTVEETLNARSEHKAGERELGKDPKSGKPVFVKIGRFGPIVQIGSADDKEKPQFAHLPKEFSMETVTLKDALELFRLPRMLGTYEDEPVTIGTGRYGNYILHKKMYTTLPKTMDPLTIGIGEAVKLIEEKRKQETQKHLKTFSEDPKLEVRNGRYGPYLAYDGKNFRLPKNMHERAKELSYDECMAIINKA; encoded by the coding sequence ATGCAAAAGAACTTAGTCATAGTAGAGTCACCCGCCAAGGCGAAGACCATTGAAAAATTCCTGGGCGATGACTACAAGGTGATGTCGAGCTACGGACATATTCGCGACTTGAAGAAGCGCGAATTGAGTATCAACGACAAGACCATGGAACCCGAATATGAGATTCCCGAAGAGAAACAGAAACTGGTGAACGAACTGCGTTCACAGGCGCAGAAAGCAAGTCAGGTGTGGCTGGCATCCGATGAGGACCGCGAGGGAGAAGCCATCTCTTGGCACCTGTGCGAGGTGCTGGGACTGGACGAGGAGAAGACCAAGCGTATCGTGTTCCACGAAATCACCAAACCAGCTATCATAGAGGCCATCAATAACCCACGCACCGTGGATATGAACCTGGTGAACGCCCAGCAGGCACGCCGTGTGCTGGACCGTCTGGTGGGCTTCAAGTTGTCGCCTGTGCTATGGCGCAAAGTGAAACCTGCTCTCTCGGCCGGTCGCGTGCAGAGCGTAGCCGTGAGACTGATCGTTGAGCGTGAACGCGAGATTCAGGCCTTCAAGACCGAGACCTACTACAGCGTGACTGCCACCTTTGGCATCATCAACAAAGATGGGTCGCAATCGGAAGTCAAGGCCACCTTGGGACAGCGCTTCAAGACCGAACAAGAGGTGGAGCAGTTCATGGAGATGTGCAAGAACGCCACCTTCACCGTGACCTCGGTACAGAAGAAGCCCATGAAGCGCACGCCTGCACCACCATTCACGACCTCTACACTGCAACAGGAGGCTGCCCGCAAGCTGGGCTTCACCGTGAGCCAGACGATGATGGTGGCACAGCACTTGTATGAAAGCGGACGCATCACCTACATGCGTACGGACTCGGTGAACCTGTCGGCACTCTGTATTAACGCATCGAAAGAGGAAATCGTACGTCTGTATGGCGAGGAGTACAGCAAGGTGCGCCAGTATCACACCAGCTCGAAGGGTGCACAAGAGGCGCACGAGGCCATTCGTCCGACCTACATGGAGAACACGTCCATTGAGGGCAGCTCTCAAGAGAAGCGCCTGTACGACCTGATTTGGAAACGCACGGCAGCCAGCCAGATGGCAGACGCACAGATAGAGAAGACCACCGTGGAGATTGCCATCAACAACGGAGAAGCAGCCAACGAGGCATTGACCTTCATCGCACAAGGCGAGGTGGTGAAGTTCGACGGTTTCCTGAAGGTTTACCGTGAGTCGATAGACGACGAGGACGACAATAAAGATGACTTCGCACACGTGCTGCCACCACTGAAGAAAGGCGACGAGCTGGCACGACGCGAGATGCAGGCCATGGAACGCAACACACAGGGACCACAGCGCTATACTGAAGCGTCACTGGTGCACAAACTGGAGGAACTGGGCATCGGACGTCCTTCTACCTACGCTCCAACCATCTCGACCATCCAGCAACGTGAATACGTGATAAAAGGCGACAAGAAGGGCGAGGAACATCAGTTTGCGGTGATCACCTTGAAAGGTAAGGTGATCAGCCAGAAAAGCCGCACAGAGACCATTGGCTCGGACAAGGGTAAGCTGCTGCCTACCGACATAGGTATCGTGGTCAACGACTTCCTGATGGAGCACTTCCCTGCCATTATGGACTATAACTTCACGGCTAAAGTGGAACAGGACTTCGATAAGATTGCCGAAGGACGACAGGAGTGGAACAAGATGATAAAGGCATTCTACAAGGACTTTGAGCCTACGGTGGAAGAAACGCTCAACGCCCGCTCGGAACATAAGGCCGGCGAACGTGAACTGGGCAAGGATCCTAAGTCGGGCAAGCCTGTATTCGTGAAGATCGGCCGCTTCGGACCTATCGTACAGATTGGCAGCGCCGACGACAAAGAGAAGCCGCAGTTTGCACACCTGCCCAAGGAGTTCAGCATGGAGACTGTGACACTGAAGGACGCACTGGAACTGTTCCGTCTGCCCCGCATGCTGGGAACATACGAAGACGAGCCCGTGACCATCGGAACCGGACGCTACGGCAACTACATCCTGCACAAGAAGATGTACACCACACTACCAAAGACCATGGACCCACTGACCATCGGTATCGGCGAAGCCGTGAAACTGATTGAGGAGAAACGCAAACAGGAGACTCAGAAGCACCTGAAGACGTTTAGTGAGGATCCGAAACTGGAAGTGCGCAACGGACGCTACGGCCCTTATCTGGCATACGACGGCAAGAACTTCCGTCTGCCAAAGAACATGCACGAGCGTGCTAAGGAGCTGAGCTACGACGAATGTATGGCCATCATCAACAAGGCATGA
- a CDS encoding redoxin domain-containing protein: protein MKKIAYILLATAAMAACNNKNTFTIEGHIDGAQDSVLYLHHMGVTKAEVVDSVKLDESGDFCFEQAAPKAPDFYVLRINNQIVNLSIDSTETVSVKASYPGMAANYEVEGSTNCQKIKELALKQQALQERVAALDRNTSLGRERALDSLEHLVNAYKEDVKLNYIYQAPNEAYAYFALFQTVGPWNIFDKNDPQDLKVFGAVATSWETFYPESERTKNLRSMTLKGMNDNRQAAARQQRVLNSDMVVESGVIDLSLPDKNGRLRTLTELKGKVVLLDFHSFGAKDSAPRILALRDLYNKYHAQGLEIYQVSLDDKHLWRQAVEALPWINVYDSEGTSLVRYNVQQLPEFFLIDRNNQLQKRSVQIKDLEEEIRKLI from the coding sequence ATGAAAAAGATTGCGTATATTCTGCTGGCTACAGCCGCCATGGCTGCCTGCAATAACAAAAACACATTCACCATCGAAGGACATATAGACGGCGCACAGGACTCGGTGCTCTACCTGCACCACATGGGCGTGACGAAAGCTGAGGTGGTGGACTCGGTGAAGCTGGACGAGAGCGGCGACTTCTGTTTCGAACAGGCGGCACCGAAGGCTCCCGACTTCTACGTGCTGCGCATCAATAACCAGATTGTGAACCTGAGCATCGACTCGACAGAGACGGTCAGCGTGAAGGCTTCGTACCCCGGCATGGCTGCCAACTACGAGGTGGAGGGTTCGACCAACTGTCAGAAAATCAAGGAACTGGCACTGAAGCAGCAGGCACTGCAGGAGCGTGTGGCTGCACTGGACCGCAACACTTCGCTGGGACGTGAGCGTGCGCTGGACTCGCTGGAGCATCTGGTCAATGCCTATAAGGAGGACGTAAAACTGAACTATATCTACCAGGCTCCTAATGAGGCGTATGCCTACTTTGCCCTGTTTCAGACGGTAGGCCCTTGGAACATCTTTGACAAGAACGACCCACAGGACCTGAAGGTGTTTGGCGCTGTGGCTACCAGCTGGGAGACGTTCTATCCGGAAAGTGAACGCACCAAGAACTTGCGCAGCATGACGCTGAAAGGCATGAACGACAACCGTCAGGCTGCTGCCCGCCAACAGCGTGTGCTCAACAGCGACATGGTGGTGGAATCGGGCGTCATCGACTTGAGTTTGCCCGACAAGAACGGTCGCCTTCGCACGCTGACAGAGCTGAAGGGCAAAGTGGTGTTGCTGGACTTCCACTCGTTTGGAGCGAAGGACTCTGCACCTCGCATCCTGGCACTGCGCGACCTCTACAACAAATATCACGCTCAGGGACTGGAAATCTATCAGGTCTCTTTAGACGACAAGCACCTCTGGCGTCAAGCTGTCGAGGCGCTGCCATGGATCAACGTCTATGACAGCGAGGGCACATCTCTCGTGCGCTACAACGTGCAGCAGCTGCCCGAGTTCTTCCTCATAGATCGCAACAACCAGCTTCAAAAGCGCTCTGTGCAGATCAAAGACCTGGAAGAAGAGATTAGGAAACTTATCTAA
- the pnp gene encoding polyribonucleotide nucleotidyltransferase has translation MNVITKTLQLADGRTITIETGKVAKQTDGAVMLKMNNTVLLATVCAAKDAVPGTDFMPLQVDYREQYSAAGRFPGGFTKREGKASDNEILTSRLVDRVLRPLFPSNYHAEVFVNVMLLSADGVDQPDALAGFAASAALACSDIPFECPISEVRVARINGEYVIDPTFEQMKQADMDIMVGASAENIMMVEGEMNEVSEQDLLGALKAAMVAIKPMCELQKELSKELGKDVKREYNHEVNDEALRERMNKELYQPAYDITKQALPKQDRADAFEKLLTDFKEKFLAEVPEDSEISKEEYEAMMDRYYHDVERDAMRRCILDEGIRLDGRKTDEIRPIWCEVSPLPMPHGSAIFTRGETQSLSTCTLGTKLDEKMVDDVLDKSYQRFLLHYNFPPFCTGEAKAQRGVGRREIGHGHLAWRGLKGQIPEDFPYTVRLVSQILESNGSSSMATVCAGTLALMDAGVPMKKPVSGIAMGLIKNPGEDKYAVLSDILGDEDHLGDMDFKTTGTKDGLTATQMDIKCDGLSFDILEKALMQAKAGREHILKCLTDTIAEPRAEFKPQVPRIVQIEIPKEFIGAVIGPGGKIIQQMQEDTKTTITIDETDGVGKVQVSGPDKESIDAALAKIRAIVAIPEVGEVYDGVVRSIMPYGCFVEIMPGKDGLLHISEIDWKRLETVEEAGIKEGDHIKVKLLEIDPKTGKYKLSHRVLIEKPEGYVERERPARRERGERPERGDRRQPRQDRGDRGDRRQPRQDRQPRAEQPQDEVYRDPAQSREPKDFSDALDHMDF, from the coding sequence ATGAACGTAATTACAAAAACCCTTCAATTGGCTGATGGACGTACCATCACCATTGAAACCGGGAAAGTGGCAAAACAGACCGATGGTGCTGTCATGTTGAAGATGAACAACACCGTACTCCTGGCCACTGTTTGTGCCGCAAAAGATGCAGTTCCCGGAACCGATTTCATGCCTTTGCAGGTTGACTATCGTGAGCAGTACAGTGCTGCCGGCCGTTTCCCTGGTGGATTCACCAAGCGCGAAGGTAAAGCCTCTGATAACGAAATCCTTACCAGCCGTCTGGTGGACCGCGTGCTCCGTCCGTTGTTCCCCAGCAACTATCACGCAGAAGTATTTGTCAACGTGATGCTGCTTTCAGCCGATGGCGTTGACCAGCCCGATGCTTTGGCCGGTTTTGCTGCTTCAGCAGCCCTGGCTTGCTCGGATATCCCCTTCGAGTGCCCCATCTCTGAGGTGCGCGTGGCTCGTATCAATGGTGAGTATGTGATTGATCCTACCTTCGAGCAGATGAAGCAGGCCGACATGGACATCATGGTTGGCGCCTCTGCCGAGAACATCATGATGGTGGAAGGCGAGATGAACGAAGTGTCTGAGCAAGACCTGCTGGGTGCCCTGAAGGCTGCCATGGTGGCTATCAAGCCTATGTGCGAGCTGCAGAAGGAGCTGAGCAAGGAACTGGGCAAGGACGTGAAGCGCGAGTACAACCACGAGGTGAACGACGAGGCTCTGCGCGAGCGTATGAACAAAGAGCTGTATCAGCCCGCCTACGATATCACCAAGCAGGCTCTGCCCAAGCAGGACCGTGCCGATGCCTTCGAGAAGCTGCTTACTGACTTCAAGGAGAAATTCCTGGCCGAGGTCCCCGAGGACTCGGAGATTTCCAAGGAAGAGTACGAGGCTATGATGGATCGCTACTACCACGACGTAGAGCGCGACGCCATGCGTCGTTGCATTCTCGACGAAGGCATCCGTCTGGATGGTCGTAAGACCGACGAGATCCGTCCCATCTGGTGCGAGGTTTCGCCCCTGCCCATGCCTCACGGATCAGCCATCTTCACCCGTGGTGAGACGCAGTCGCTTTCCACCTGTACGCTGGGCACCAAGCTCGACGAGAAGATGGTGGACGATGTGCTCGACAAGAGCTACCAGCGCTTCCTGCTGCACTACAACTTCCCCCCATTCTGTACGGGTGAGGCCAAGGCCCAGCGCGGCGTAGGTCGTCGTGAGATTGGTCACGGCCACCTGGCATGGCGCGGTCTGAAGGGTCAGATTCCCGAGGACTTCCCCTACACCGTACGTCTGGTATCACAGATTCTCGAGTCTAACGGTTCTTCATCAATGGCCACCGTTTGTGCCGGTACCCTCGCCCTGATGGACGCAGGTGTTCCTATGAAGAAGCCCGTCAGCGGTATTGCCATGGGTCTGATCAAGAACCCCGGCGAAGATAAGTATGCCGTGTTGAGCGATATCCTCGGCGACGAGGACCACTTGGGCGACATGGACTTCAAGACCACCGGTACGAAAGACGGTCTGACCGCCACCCAGATGGATATCAAGTGCGACGGTCTGTCGTTCGACATTCTCGAGAAGGCACTCATGCAGGCCAAGGCTGGTCGTGAGCACATCCTCAAGTGCCTGACCGACACCATCGCCGAGCCACGTGCCGAGTTCAAGCCTCAGGTGCCCCGCATCGTGCAGATCGAGATTCCTAAGGAGTTCATCGGTGCTGTCATTGGCCCTGGTGGTAAGATCATCCAGCAGATGCAGGAAGACACCAAGACCACGATCACCATCGACGAGACCGACGGTGTCGGTAAGGTTCAGGTCAGCGGTCCCGACAAGGAGAGCATCGATGCCGCACTGGCGAAGATCCGTGCCATCGTTGCCATTCCCGAGGTAGGCGAGGTTTACGACGGTGTTGTTCGCAGCATCATGCCTTACGGCTGCTTCGTAGAGATCATGCCCGGCAAGGATGGTCTGCTCCACATCTCCGAGATTGACTGGAAGCGCCTCGAGACTGTCGAGGAGGCAGGCATCAAGGAGGGCGACCACATCAAGGTGAAGTTGCTCGAGATCGATCCTAAGACCGGCAAGTACAAGCTCTCTCACCGCGTGCTCATCGAGAAGCCCGAGGGCTATGTAGAGCGCGAGCGTCCTGCTCGTCGTGAGCGTGGCGAGCGTCCAGAGCGTGGCGACCGCCGTCAGCCCCGTCAGGACCGTGGCGACCGTGGCGATCGTCGTCAGCCCCGTCAGGATCGTCAGCCCCGTGCTGAGCAGCCCCAGGACGAGGTCTATCGCGATCCTGCTCAGAGCCGTGAGCCCAAGGACTTCAGCGATGCCCTCGACCACATGGACTTCTAA
- a CDS encoding NUDIX domain-containing protein, which yields MHPLDKFAYCPACGSKSFTEHNVKSKQCNDCGFVYYANPSAATAAFILNGKGELLVVRRGKEPAKGTLDLPGGFVDMDENAEEGMLREIEEETGLQLNNPKYLFSIPNLYEYSGMTIHTLDLFFRLDVADDCLATAGDDAAEAMWMPLEKVNDRLFGLHSIQQAVKRFLSVNR from the coding sequence GTGCATCCCCTAGATAAATTCGCTTATTGCCCCGCTTGCGGCAGCAAAAGCTTTACGGAACACAACGTCAAAAGCAAGCAATGCAACGACTGCGGATTCGTGTATTATGCGAACCCGTCGGCTGCAACCGCTGCGTTTATCCTGAACGGCAAAGGAGAGCTGCTGGTGGTGAGACGCGGCAAAGAACCGGCCAAGGGAACACTGGACCTGCCTGGCGGCTTTGTCGATATGGACGAGAATGCTGAAGAGGGCATGCTGCGAGAGATTGAAGAGGAGACCGGACTGCAACTGAACAACCCTAAGTACCTGTTCAGCATTCCCAATCTGTACGAATACTCGGGCATGACCATCCACACACTGGACCTATTCTTCCGCCTGGATGTGGCCGACGACTGCCTGGCAACGGCTGGCGATGACGCCGCAGAGGCCATGTGGATGCCCCTGGAAAAGGTCAACGACAGACTGTTTGGACTGCACAGCATCCAACAAGCCGTGAAACGTTTTCTAAGCGTCAATCGTTAA